Proteins co-encoded in one Nicotiana sylvestris chromosome 7, ASM39365v2, whole genome shotgun sequence genomic window:
- the LOC104224070 gene encoding uncharacterized protein, which yields MTTSLQFTSDHQYPINLSISQEDHQQTKASAETMNQQITGRSRRSKGGANKSLTQKKKQSQRGMGVEKLERLRLQELISSKTSPLDQFPKLYGGVNQVMAPDFLLHQRVANSTVPYGSSTYGSAPMAFGDQLIISGHDQFQTQMGLNGFATNSKELITPTEKSKELSSLPNLMSIKSSCFSDRCSSCNKKKRMINGDDMGRSNIEAGIIHMENVIGENQYFGTKPLLHPFSIPSHLEKGVEIVAIHRKGNSSSPLSEGGLVMEYEFFPTEKSGRSNTISCFENDMMMKKMMTTSSESSSVAAAATVGNGEASCVTTISWVDTATTTTPTSSIDLSLKLSF from the exons ATGACTACTTCTCTTCAGTTTACTTCAGATCATCAGTACCCAATAAACCTAAGTATTTCTCAAGAAGATCATCAACAAACAAAGGCTAGTGCTGAAACAATGAACCAACAGATCACTGGACGTAGTAGAAGGTCCAAAGGAGGAGCAAACAAATCATTAACACAGAAGAAGAAACAATCCCAAAGAGGTATGGGTGTGGAAAAACTTGAACGGCTCAGATTACAAGAGCTAATTTCTTCAAAAACAAGTCCACTTGATCAGTTTCCTAAATTATATGGTGGTGTTAACCAAGTCATGGCCCCTGATTTCTTGCTTCATCAAAGGGTTGCAAATAGTACTGTGCCGTATGGATCTAGCACTTATGGATCAGCTCCTATGGCATTTGGAGATCAGTTGATCATTTCTGGGCATGATCAGTTTCAAACTCAAATGGGTCTAAACGGATTTGCAACTAATTCTAAAGAGCTTATTACCCCTACTGAGAAATCGAAAGAGCTTTCTTCACTGCCAAATTTAATGAGTATCAAGTCATCTTGTTTCTCCGATCGCTGCAGTTCATGCAACAAA AAGAAGCGCATGATTAATGGAGATGATATGGGACGTTCTAACATAGAGGCTGGCATTATTCATATGGAGAACGTGATTGGAGAAAATCAATATTTTGGAACGAAGCCTTTGCTTCACCCATTCTCTATACCTAGTCATCttgaaaag GGGGTAGAGATAGTGGCAATCCACAGAAAGGGAAATTCATCATCACCATTATCAGAAGGAGGACTTGTAATGGAGTATGAATTCTTTCCTACAGAGAAAAGTGGCAGATCAAACACTATAAGTTGTTTCGAAAATGATATGATGATGAAGAAAATGATGACTACTTCATCAGAATCTTCTTCAGttgcagcagcagcaacagtgggTAATGGAGAAGCTTCTTGTGTTACTACAATATCTTGGGTTGATACTGCTACTACAACTACACCCACCAGTTCTATTGATCTATCACTCAAGCTTTCTTTCTAG